In the Telopea speciosissima isolate NSW1024214 ecotype Mountain lineage chromosome 2, Tspe_v1, whole genome shotgun sequence genome, one interval contains:
- the LOC122651653 gene encoding glutathione S-transferase U25-like — protein sequence MADELILLDFWPSFFGMRARIALAEKGIEYQYRDEDFQNKSPLLLQMNPVNKTIPVLIHNGKPISESLIIVQYIDETWKDKSPLLPSDPYQQAQARFWADYVDKKVFTSLRATWSTKGEEQEAAKKEFIEVLKVLEGELGDKVYFGGESFGYLDVSLVPFYSWFYSLEKCGNFSIEAECPKLIAWAKKCIERESVAKSLPDSEKVYNLVLQFRKKMGLE from the exons ATGGCGGACGAGCTAATTCTTTTGGATTTCTGGCCCAGCTTTTTTGGGATGAGGGCAAGAATCGCCTTAGCTGAGAAAGGAATCGAGTACCAATACAGAGACGAGGACTTTCAAAACAAGAGCCCTCTTCTGCTGCAGATGAACCCAGTTAATAAGACGATCCCTGTATTGATCCATAATGGGAAACCCATCAGCGAATCCCTTATTATTGTTCAATACATTGATGAGACTTGGAAGGACAAATCCCCTCTCTTGCCTTCTGATCCTTACCAACAAGCCCAAGCCAGGTTCTGGGCTGATTACGTTGACAagaag GTTTTCACCTCTCTAAGGGCAACATGGAGTACTAAGGGCGAAGAACAAGAAGCAGCTAAGAAGGAATTCATAGAGGTCTTGAAGGTCTTAGAAGGAGAGCTTGGAGACAAGGTTTACTTTGGTGGTGAGAGTTTTGGATACTTGGATGTGAGCCTTGTGCCTTTCTACAGCTGGTTTTACAGCTTGGAGAAATGTGGCAACTTCAGCATTGAAGCAGAGTGCCCAAAGCTGATTGCTTGGGCCAAGAAGTGCATAGAGAGGGAGAGTGTGGCCAAATCCCTTCCTGACTCAGAGAAGGTCTACAACTTAGTTCTGCAATTCAGGAAGAAGATGGGTCTGGAgtag
- the LOC122651657 gene encoding probable glutathione S-transferase — protein MADEVIVLDMWASPFGMRVRIALAEKGVRYEHREENLENKSSLLVKMNPIHKKIPVLIHNGKPIWESLIIVQNIDEVWRDKSPLLPSDAYQRAHARFWADYIDKKVYPCMRGIYSGKGEEQEKAKEEYIEVLKVLEGEIGDKPYFGGESFGFVDLSLVTFYCWFYAMEELGNFRVEAECPKLVAWAKRFM, from the exons ATGGCAGATGAAGTAATTGTGTTGGATATGTGGGCTAGCCCTTTTGGGATGAGGGTGAGAATTGCGTTAGCTGAGAAGGGTGTGAGGTATGAACACAGAGAAGAGAATCTTGAAAACAAAAGCTCTCTTTTGGTGAAGATGAACCCAATCCATAAGAAGATCCCTGTGTTGATCCATAATGGGAAACCCATCTGGGAATCTCTCATCATTGTTCAAAACATCGACGAGGTTTGGAGGGACAAATCTCCTCTGTTACCCTCTGATGCATACCAGCGAGCACATGCCAGGTTCTGGGCTGACTACATAGACAAGAAG GTATATCCGTGTATGAGGGGAATATACAGTggaaagggagaagaacaagagaaagCTAAGGAGGAATACATAGAGGTGTTGAAAGTTTTGGAAGGAGAGATTGGAGATAAGCCCTACTTTGGGGGTGAGAGTTTTGGGTTTGTAGATCTGAGCTTAGTAACCTTCTACTGCTGGTTTTACGCAATGGAGGAATTGGGTAACTTTAGGGTTGAAGCAGAGTGCCCAAAACTGGTTGCATGGGCCAAGAGGTTTATGTAG
- the LOC122651127 gene encoding probable glutathione S-transferase — MADEVVLLDFWPSTFGTRVRIALVEKGVEYQFVEESLQDKSPLLLQMNPIHKKIPVLIHNGKPICESLLIVQYIDETWKNGKAPPLLPSDPYQRAQARFWADYIDNKIYSCIGGIMRSSKGEEEQEKFKKEFIEGLKVMEGELGEKPYFGGDNFGFLDVSFLPFYSWFYTLEKLAMNLSVEGECPKLIAWAKRCLQKESVAKSLSDPLKIYDFVLQMSKK; from the exons ATGGCTGACGAGGTCGTTCTCTTGGATTTCTGGCCCAGCACTTTTGGGACGAGGGTCAGAATCGCCTTGGTTGAGAAAGGTGTAGAATACCAATTCGTTGAGGAGAGCCTCCAAGATAAGAGTCCTCTTCTGCTGCAGATGAACCCAATTCATAAGAAGATACCTGTCTTGATCCATAATGGAAAACCCATCTGTGAATCTCTCCTCATTGTTCAATACATTGACGAGACGTGGAAGAACGGCAAAGCTCCTCCATTGTTGCCTTCTGATCCTTACCAACGTGCCCAGGCCAGATTTTGGGCTGACTACATCGACAATAAG ATTTACAGCTGCATAGGGGGAATAATGAGGAGctcaaagggagaagaagaacaagagaagtTCAAGAAGGAATTTATAGAGGGATTGAAGGTGATGGAGGGAGAACTTGGAGAAAAGCCCTACTTTGGAGGTGACAATTTTGGGTTCTTGGATGTGAGTTTTTTACCTTTCTACAGCTGGTTTTATACGTTAGAGAAACTTGCCATGAATTTAAGCGTAGAGGGGGAGTGCCCAAAATTGATTGCATGGGCCAAGAGGTGCTTGCAGAAGGAGAGTGTAGCTAAGTCCCTTTCTGATCCACTCAAGATCTATGATTTCGTTCTTCAAATGAGTAAGAAGTAG
- the LOC122651128 gene encoding probable glutathione S-transferase parC has translation MRSPKGEEQEKTQKEFIEELKVMEGELGDKPYFGGDNFGFLDLSFMPFYIRFNAIETLVNLSVEAEYPKLIAWAKRCLQKERVSQSLPDSLKVYDFVSQMRKKFGVD, from the coding sequence ATGAGGAGCCCAAAGGGAGAAGAACAGGAGAAGACTCAGAAGGAATTCATAGAAGAGTTGAAGGTGATGGAGGGAGAACTTGGAGACAAGCCCTACTTTGGAGGTGACAATTTTGGGTTCTTGGATTTGAGTTTTATGCCATTCTACATCAGGTTTAATGCGATAGAGACCTTAGTCAATTTAAGCGTAGAAGCAGAGTACCCAAAGTTGATTGCATGGGCCAAGAGGTGCTTGCAGAAGGAGAGAGTGTCCCAATCCCTTCCTGATTCACTCAAGGTCTATGATTTCGTTTCTCAAATGAGGAAGAAATTTGGTGTGGATTAG
- the LOC122651658 gene encoding probable glutathione S-transferase, which translates to MADEVVFLNAGASPFGMRVRIALAEKSVEYQYREESLQDKSPLLLQMNPIHKKIPVLIHNGKPICESLLIVQYIDETWKDDKAPPLLPSDPYQRAQARFWADYIDKKVFSSMRGILWSPKGEEQEKAKKEFIEELKVMEEELGDKAYFGGDNFGFVDLSFVPFYTWFYAMETFVNVSVEAECPKLIEWGKRCMEKKESVAKSLPDSLKIYDFALQMRKKLGVD; encoded by the exons ATGGCAGACGAGGTGGTTTTCTTGAATGCAGGGGCCAGCCCCTTTGGGATGAGGGTGAGAATCGCCTTGGCTGAGAAAAGTGTGGAATACCAATACAGGGAGGAGAGTCTCCAAGACAAAAGTCCTCTTCTGCTGCAGATGAACCCAATTCATAAGAAGATCCCTGTCTTGATCCATAATGGAAAACCCATCTGTGAGTCTCTCCTCATTGTTCAATACATTGACGAGACATGGAAGGACGACAAAGCTCCTCCATTGTTGCCTTCTGATCCTTACCAACGTGCCCAGGCCAGATTCTGGGCTGACTACATCGACAAGAAG GTTTTCAGTAGTATGAGGGGAATATTGTGGAGCCCGAaaggagaagaacaagagaaggCTAAGAAGGAATTCATAGAGGAATTGAAggtcatggaagaagaacttggAGACAAGGCTTACTTTGGAGGTGACAATTTTGGGTTCGTGGATTTAAGTTTTGTGCCCTTCTACACCTGGTTTTATGCCATGGAGACCTTTGTCAATGTCAGCGTAGAGGCAGAGTGCCCAAAGTTGATTGAATGGGGCAAGAGGTgcatggagaagaaggaaagtgtGGCTAAGTCCCTTCCTGATTCACTCAAGATCTATGATTTCGCTCTTCAAATGAGAAAGAAGTTAGGTGTGGATTAG